Proteins from one Bradyrhizobium roseum genomic window:
- a CDS encoding beta-1-3, beta-1-6-glucan biosynthesis protein yields MRRRMLDPRVAVLRGFAAAGLALLIGSAGALAQSGTPNPQDQSKQPAANAADANKENQRKTDEFVEAAQAINGPGGNPECVWLGRRVVRLMWRDDLDTAFRHLDLYDRFGCPGGHVQATFRCLTRFGGQIDDKVPRSLDDKVHACWINPGTQPQAAAAASPAPAAAGTPAPAPAASPAPAPSASPVPPAK; encoded by the coding sequence ATGCGTCGACGGATGCTTGATCCTAGAGTTGCAGTTTTGAGGGGTTTCGCCGCTGCCGGCCTGGCGCTGCTGATCGGATCGGCCGGCGCATTGGCCCAGAGTGGAACCCCCAATCCCCAGGATCAGTCCAAGCAGCCGGCCGCCAATGCCGCTGACGCCAACAAGGAAAACCAGCGCAAGACCGACGAATTCGTCGAGGCGGCCCAGGCCATCAACGGCCCGGGCGGCAATCCCGAATGCGTCTGGCTCGGCCGTCGCGTGGTCCGCCTGATGTGGCGCGACGACCTCGATACCGCGTTCCGCCACCTCGATCTTTACGACCGGTTCGGCTGCCCGGGCGGCCATGTCCAGGCGACCTTCCGCTGCCTGACCCGCTTTGGCGGACAGATCGACGACAAGGTGCCGAGGAGCCTGGACGACAAGGTGCACGCCTGCTGGATCAATCCGGGCACCCAGCCCCAGGCCGCCGCGGCGGCCAGCCCGGCGCCTGCGGCTGCCGGCACCCCCGCGCCGGCTCCGGCCGCTTCGCCCGCACCGGCTCCGAGCGCCAGCCCCGTCCCGCCAGCAAAATAA
- a CDS encoding glycoside hydrolase family 17 protein yields the protein MEPISLRTPLALLLSSLGLIAALWWWLATPITLSRAPIDPSAKLQCVSYAPFRGAQTPLVPTTQISPEQIAQDLAQLAKITDCVRTYSIENGLDQVPALAAKVGLKVIQGIWLSSNRIKNLAQMAIAVELTKEHPGTVTALVVGNEVLLRGEMTSSDLAANIRSVKSRVTVPVTYADVWEFWLRNREVYDAVDFVTIHILPYWEDIPVRAKFAAGHVDDIRKRMAVAFPNKEILIGETGWPSAGRMREGALPSRTNQARVVSDILDLAKREKFRVNLIEAYDQPWKRQLEGTVGGYWGLIDDIKRAVKYPAGEPISNYPSWKLQMGCGMALSVFVFLAGWLTLRRRPWKPGVAAWVVVGMSATTAGMLLGIAADKMYDESYGAGGWLQWGVLLAAGIASPLLCANAAMSGRPLPTFLELLGPRDYRANSVLAALLGFVLVVTTLIAAETALGFTFDPRYRDFPFASLTMAVLPFASLMLLNRPKEGVRPIAESTFAGLLVVAALFMGVNEGNQNWQAMWTCAVYLLLALTLWRARAVQIPK from the coding sequence ATGGAACCGATTTCTCTTCGTACGCCGCTGGCGCTTCTCCTGTCATCGCTTGGGTTGATCGCGGCGCTGTGGTGGTGGCTGGCCACGCCGATCACGCTGTCGCGCGCGCCGATTGATCCGAGCGCCAAGCTCCAATGCGTGTCCTACGCGCCGTTCCGCGGCGCGCAGACGCCGCTGGTCCCGACCACGCAGATCTCGCCGGAGCAGATCGCGCAGGATCTGGCGCAACTTGCCAAGATCACCGATTGCGTGCGGACCTACTCGATCGAGAACGGGCTCGACCAGGTTCCGGCGCTCGCCGCCAAGGTCGGGCTGAAGGTGATCCAGGGCATCTGGCTCTCCAGCAACCGGATCAAGAACCTTGCCCAGATGGCGATCGCGGTCGAACTGACCAAGGAGCATCCAGGCACCGTCACCGCGCTGGTGGTCGGCAACGAAGTGCTGCTGCGCGGCGAGATGACGTCGTCGGATCTCGCGGCCAACATCCGATCGGTCAAATCGCGGGTCACCGTGCCTGTGACCTACGCCGACGTCTGGGAATTCTGGCTGCGCAACCGCGAGGTCTATGACGCCGTCGATTTCGTCACCATCCACATTCTGCCGTACTGGGAAGACATCCCGGTGCGCGCAAAGTTCGCCGCCGGCCATGTCGACGACATCCGCAAGCGGATGGCGGTGGCGTTCCCGAACAAGGAAATTCTGATCGGCGAGACCGGCTGGCCGAGCGCGGGCCGGATGCGCGAGGGCGCGCTGCCGTCGCGCACCAACCAGGCGCGCGTGGTGTCTGACATTCTCGATCTCGCCAAACGCGAAAAGTTTCGCGTCAACCTGATCGAGGCCTACGACCAGCCGTGGAAGCGCCAGCTCGAAGGCACCGTCGGCGGCTATTGGGGCCTGATCGACGACATCAAGCGCGCGGTGAAATATCCCGCCGGCGAGCCGATCAGCAATTATCCGTCCTGGAAGCTGCAGATGGGATGCGGCATGGCGCTCAGCGTCTTCGTGTTCCTCGCGGGATGGCTGACGTTGCGGCGGCGGCCATGGAAGCCGGGGGTGGCGGCCTGGGTCGTGGTCGGTATGTCGGCGACGACGGCCGGCATGCTGCTCGGGATCGCCGCCGACAAGATGTATGACGAGAGCTACGGCGCCGGCGGCTGGCTGCAATGGGGCGTGCTGCTGGCGGCCGGGATCGCCTCGCCCTTGCTGTGCGCGAATGCGGCGATGTCGGGACGGCCGCTGCCGACATTCCTCGAACTGCTCGGACCGCGCGACTACCGCGCCAATTCAGTATTGGCGGCGCTGCTGGGATTCGTTCTTGTCGTCACCACGCTGATCGCTGCGGAAACCGCGCTCGGATTTACGTTCGATCCGCGCTATCGCGATTTTCCGTTCGCCTCGCTCACCATGGCGGTGCTGCCGTTCGCGTCGCTGATGCTGCTCAACCGGCCGAAGGAGGGCGTGCGTCCGATCGCCGAATCCACCTTCGCGGGCCTGTTGGTCGTGGCCGCGCTGTTCATGGGCGTCAACGAGGGCAACCAGAACTGGCAGGCGATGTGGACCTGCGCGGTCTATTTGCTGCTGGCGCTCACGCTGTGGCGGGCGCGGGCCGTGCAAATCCCAAAATGA
- the glmU gene encoding bifunctional UDP-N-acetylglucosamine diphosphorylase/glucosamine-1-phosphate N-acetyltransferase GlmU, translated as MTARSSLTVVLAAGEGTRMRSSLPKVLHPIAGRPLLAHVLDAAPQEAGAALAVVVGPDHTAVADEVKRVRPDASTYVQAERLGTAHAVLAAREAIARGADDLLVAFGDTPLISSETFARLRAPLEKGAALAVLGFRAADPTGYGRLLREGGHLIAIREHADASEDERKVTLCNAGVMAFDGRKALTILDRIGNANSKGEYYLVDAVSIVREMGGEAVVIETSEDEVRGINTKAQLAEAEAVMQARLRKAALDAGVTLIAPETVHLAADTIFGRDVTIEPYVVIGPGVSIADGAVIHSFSHIVQASIGRGASVGPYARLRPGTALGDGVRIGNFVETKAATIEAGAKVNHLSYVGDAHVGANANLGAGTITCNYDGFFKHKTLIGEGAFVGTNSSLVAPVKIGKGAYVGSGSVITKDVPDDAMAVERSPQSNREGGAKRYREMKMRAKKGKE; from the coding sequence ATGACTGCCCGATCCAGCCTCACTGTCGTGCTCGCGGCCGGCGAGGGCACGCGGATGCGCTCCTCGCTGCCGAAAGTGCTGCACCCGATCGCCGGCCGGCCGCTGCTGGCGCATGTGCTGGACGCCGCCCCGCAGGAAGCCGGCGCCGCGCTGGCGGTGGTGGTCGGGCCGGACCACACGGCGGTGGCCGACGAGGTCAAGCGGGTGCGTCCGGATGCGTCGACCTACGTCCAGGCCGAGCGCCTCGGCACCGCGCATGCGGTGCTGGCCGCCCGCGAAGCGATCGCGCGCGGCGCGGACGATTTGCTGGTGGCGTTCGGCGACACGCCCCTCATCTCGTCCGAAACGTTCGCCCGGCTGCGTGCGCCGCTGGAAAAGGGCGCCGCACTCGCCGTGCTCGGCTTCCGCGCCGCCGATCCCACCGGCTATGGACGGCTGCTGCGCGAGGGCGGCCACCTCATCGCGATCCGCGAACACGCCGATGCTTCGGAAGACGAGCGCAAGGTGACGCTGTGCAATGCCGGCGTGATGGCGTTCGACGGCCGCAAGGCGCTGACCATTCTCGACCGGATCGGCAACGCCAACAGCAAGGGCGAATATTATCTGGTCGATGCGGTCAGCATTGTCAGGGAAATGGGAGGGGAGGCCGTCGTGATCGAGACCAGCGAGGACGAAGTGCGCGGCATCAACACCAAGGCCCAGCTCGCCGAGGCCGAAGCCGTGATGCAGGCGCGGCTGCGCAAGGCCGCGCTCGACGCCGGCGTGACGCTGATCGCGCCGGAGACGGTGCACCTTGCCGCCGACACCATTTTCGGCCGCGACGTCACCATCGAGCCCTATGTCGTGATCGGCCCCGGCGTCAGCATCGCCGATGGTGCGGTGATCCATTCCTTCTCGCACATCGTGCAGGCCTCGATCGGCAGAGGCGCCTCCGTCGGCCCCTATGCCCGTCTGCGCCCCGGCACCGCGCTCGGCGACGGCGTACGGATCGGCAATTTCGTGGAAACAAAGGCTGCGACCATCGAGGCCGGCGCCAAGGTCAACCATCTGTCCTATGTCGGCGACGCCCATGTCGGCGCCAACGCCAACCTCGGCGCCGGCACCATCACCTGCAACTATGATGGCTTCTTCAAGCACAAGACGCTGATCGGCGAAGGCGCCTTCGTCGGCACCAACTCCTCGCTGGTGGCGCCGGTGAAGATCGGCAAGGGCGCGTATGTCGGCTCGGGCTCGGTGATCACGAAGGATGTGCCTGACGATGCGATGGCGGTGGAACGCAGCCCGCAGAGCAATCGCGAGGGCGGGGCGAAACGGTATCGCGAGATGAAGATGCGGGCGAAGAAGGGGAAGGAATGA